In Candidatus Polarisedimenticolaceae bacterium, a genomic segment contains:
- a CDS encoding ABC transporter permease, with protein MLDLDTWQEIWGTIKANKLRSFLTAFSVAWGIFMLIVLLGSGQGLAHGIEYQFRDDAINSIWVFPGQTSVPFKGLAPGRRVQLTNEDRNELKSTEGVVDHITSRFYINGSVRVRYKDETTTFDCRCVHPDHLYLENTIMVEGRFINELDLAEHRKVCVIGVRVRDALFKKEPPLDKNVEINGIAFRVVGLFDDVGGENEQEKIYLPITTAQRAFGGANRVAMIMMTTGDAPLADTETAAKDVKRRIAGRHSFSVDDPRALFVNNNNEEFQRYTNLMAGIRLFVWIIGIGTILAGVVGVSNIMMITVRERTREIGVRKALGATPFSVVSLVLQESILITATAGYFGLVLGIAALELAGTKLPGSDYFRNPEVDLTVAIEATLLLIVAGLAAGFVPARRAAMVRPVDALRNE; from the coding sequence ATGCTTGATCTCGATACCTGGCAGGAGATCTGGGGCACGATCAAGGCGAACAAGCTGCGGTCGTTCCTGACCGCATTCTCGGTCGCCTGGGGGATCTTCATGCTCATCGTGCTCCTGGGCTCGGGCCAGGGGCTCGCGCACGGGATCGAGTACCAGTTCCGGGACGACGCGATCAACAGCATCTGGGTCTTCCCGGGGCAGACGAGCGTCCCCTTCAAGGGATTGGCGCCCGGGCGCCGCGTCCAGCTCACCAACGAGGACCGGAACGAGCTGAAGTCGACGGAGGGGGTCGTCGACCACATCACGTCGCGCTTCTACATCAACGGCAGCGTCCGTGTCCGCTACAAAGACGAGACGACGACCTTCGACTGTCGCTGCGTCCATCCCGACCACCTCTACCTCGAGAACACGATCATGGTCGAGGGGCGCTTCATCAACGAGCTGGACCTGGCCGAGCACCGCAAGGTGTGCGTCATCGGCGTCCGCGTGCGGGACGCCCTCTTCAAGAAGGAGCCGCCGCTCGACAAGAACGTCGAGATCAACGGGATCGCCTTCCGCGTCGTCGGCCTCTTCGACGACGTCGGGGGCGAGAACGAGCAGGAGAAGATCTACCTGCCGATCACGACGGCGCAGCGTGCCTTCGGCGGCGCGAACCGCGTCGCGATGATCATGATGACCACGGGCGACGCGCCGCTTGCCGATACGGAGACCGCCGCGAAAGACGTCAAGCGGCGGATCGCCGGCCGGCACAGCTTCTCGGTCGACGACCCGCGCGCCCTCTTCGTCAACAACAACAACGAGGAGTTCCAGCGCTACACCAACCTCATGGCGGGGATCCGCCTGTTCGTGTGGATCATCGGGATCGGGACGATCCTCGCCGGCGTCGTCGGCGTCAGCAACATCATGATGATCACCGTACGCGAGCGGACGCGCGAGATCGGGGTGAGGAAGGCGCTCGGCGCGACGCCGTTCTCGGTTGTCAGCCTCGTGCTCCAGGAGTCGATCCTCATCACCGCGACCGCCGGTTACTTCGGGCTCGTCCTCGGGATCGCGGCCCTCGAGCTGGCGGGGACGAAGCTCCCGGGCAGCGACTACTTCCGGAACCCCGAGGTCGATCTCACGGTGGCGATCGAGGCGACGCTTCTCCTCATCGTCGCCGGCCTCGCCGCCGGCTTCGTCCCGGCGCGGCGGGCGGCGATGGTCCGCCCCGTCGACGCGTTGAGGAACGAATGA
- a CDS encoding ABC transporter ATP-binding protein, with product MLRIAGLNKSYGSGRNRLHVLKSVDLSIEANEMVAVMGSSGSGKSTLMNVIGLLDSYDSGTYHLDGQLMKDLSETRAAVYRRKLIGFVFQSFNLIPFKTAAENVALPLYYQGVGRKKRLAIATQYLERVGLGARAEHRPSEMSGGEQQRVAISRALVAKPKILLADEPTGALDSATSLDIMRLLQEVNAGGVTTIVVTHEHDVAAMTQRVIRLKDGRVEDTKSELAAHA from the coding sequence ATGCTTCGTATCGCAGGGCTGAACAAGTCCTACGGGTCGGGGAGGAACCGTCTCCACGTCCTGAAATCGGTCGATCTCTCCATCGAAGCGAACGAGATGGTCGCCGTCATGGGGTCGTCGGGCTCGGGGAAGTCGACCCTCATGAACGTCATCGGCCTCCTCGATTCTTATGATTCAGGCACCTATCACCTCGACGGCCAGCTCATGAAGGACCTCTCGGAGACGCGCGCCGCGGTCTACCGGCGGAAGCTCATCGGCTTCGTCTTCCAGTCGTTCAACTTGATCCCGTTCAAGACCGCCGCCGAGAACGTCGCCCTGCCGCTTTACTACCAGGGCGTCGGGAGGAAGAAGCGCCTCGCGATCGCGACGCAGTACCTCGAGCGCGTCGGCCTCGGCGCGCGCGCCGAGCACCGGCCCAGCGAGATGTCGGGGGGCGAGCAGCAGCGGGTGGCGATCTCGCGTGCGCTCGTCGCGAAGCCGAAGATCCTGCTGGCCGACGAGCCGACCGGCGCCTTGGACTCGGCGACGTCGCTCGACATCATGCGCCTCCTCCAGGAGGTCAACGCGGGAGGCGTGACGACGATCGTGGTCACGCACGAGCACGACGTCGCGGCGATGACGCAGCGCGTCATCCGCCTCAAGGACGGTCGCGTCGAGGACACGAAGTCCGAGCTGGCCGCGCATGCTTGA
- a CDS encoding efflux RND transporter periplasmic adaptor subunit, with product MKKILTAFLAVVIVTLFGGTLYYLWHKARKVEVVYDTESPQVADIVKKTVATGSVIPRKEVAVKPQVSGIIETIRVEPGQQVKRGDLLATIRVVPNTAALAAAESRVHQAELRSDDAAREYARLDKLAKDGIVSDKDYRAATLARDTAVEELAAAKDSLEVVKRGVAARAGNVSNTNVVATIDGTVLDVPVKEGGSVIETNTFNDGTTIATLADMSELIFEGKVDESEVGKLRPGMAIVLTIGALEPRKFDATLEYIAPKGVDENGAIQFKIRAAVRQTADAVIRANYSANADIVLDRRDKVLAVKESLLQFDKDQPYVEVETGPQKFERRKLKTGLSDGVTIEVLEGLTKDDKLKAGVHQASPGAANS from the coding sequence ATGAAGAAGATCCTGACCGCATTCCTCGCCGTCGTCATCGTCACGCTCTTCGGCGGCACGCTGTATTACCTCTGGCACAAGGCACGGAAGGTCGAGGTCGTCTACGACACCGAGTCGCCGCAAGTGGCCGACATCGTCAAGAAGACGGTCGCGACCGGCTCCGTGATCCCGCGCAAGGAGGTCGCGGTCAAGCCGCAGGTCTCCGGCATCATCGAGACGATCCGCGTCGAGCCGGGGCAGCAGGTCAAGCGCGGCGATCTCTTGGCGACGATCCGCGTCGTCCCGAACACCGCCGCCCTCGCCGCGGCCGAGAGCCGCGTCCACCAGGCCGAACTCAGGTCCGACGACGCGGCGCGCGAGTACGCCCGCCTCGACAAGCTCGCGAAGGACGGCATCGTCTCGGACAAGGACTATCGCGCAGCCACGCTCGCGCGCGACACCGCCGTCGAGGAGCTGGCCGCTGCGAAGGACAGCCTCGAGGTCGTGAAGCGCGGGGTCGCCGCACGCGCCGGCAACGTCTCGAACACGAACGTCGTCGCGACGATCGACGGTACCGTCCTCGACGTCCCGGTCAAGGAGGGCGGCTCGGTCATCGAGACGAACACCTTCAACGACGGGACGACGATCGCGACCCTCGCCGACATGTCGGAGCTCATCTTCGAGGGGAAGGTCGACGAGAGCGAGGTCGGCAAACTCCGGCCCGGCATGGCGATCGTGCTCACGATCGGCGCCCTCGAGCCCCGCAAGTTCGACGCGACGCTCGAGTACATCGCCCCGAAGGGGGTCGACGAGAACGGCGCAATCCAGTTCAAGATTCGCGCGGCGGTCAGGCAGACCGCGGACGCCGTGATCCGCGCCAACTACTCCGCGAACGCCGACATCGTTCTCGACCGCCGCGACAAGGTGCTCGCGGTCAAGGAGAGCCTTCTCCAGTTCGACAAGGACCAGCCCTACGTCGAGGTCGAGACCGGCCCGCAGAAGTTCGAGCGCCGCAAGCTGAAGACCGGCCTCAGCGACGGCGTCACGATCGAGGTGCTCGAGGGCTTGACCAAGGACGACAAGCTCAAGGCGGGCGTCCATCAGGCGAGCCCGGGGGCTGCGAACTCCTAA
- a CDS encoding glycogen debranching N-terminal domain-containing protein, protein MIDVPEGYEIQVEGGTMDERTLVTVRGDTFALFDRLGDILPPHYGRHGLFHAGTRFLSRLQIMMWQHRPALLSASVHEEDGTLIVHLTNPDIRDQGAWSMPRHSVHLVRRVRLEEGRCHVDCTFRNYGAETIVVPFELRFASDFVDLFEVRGAVREKRGTLLPVDVGTDEVRLRYYGLDGILRVTRIVCHTEPKRADETSIAYDLTLPRDVELSLSFTIDCEIEEHEHRHFRKPSSAPSGRWRTEIAASQAAFDAWIRRSRSDLAMLTAVTQYGPFPYAGVPWFCTPFGRDALITAYEVLWLAPEMARGVLRFLAAHQALHDDPDRDAEPGKILHEMRAGEMPNLGEVPFGRYYGSVDSTPLFVLLAAAYHERTNDLDLMRDLWPALELAIEWMEGPGDLDGDGFIEYRKRGPHGLDNQGWKDSRDSIMHEDGTLAEGPIALCEVQAYAYAARAWIAPIARRLGHTNVAEKLARDAEKLKRAFQETYWLEDLGTYALALDGDKRPCRVRSSNAGHTLFTGIAAPEHASILSQTLLSADHFSGWGVSTLARSAPRYNPMAYHNGSVWPHDNALIGIGLARYGETLGCERILTALFEASRAIDVSRLPELMCGFPRQPGEAPTLYPVACSPQAWAAGSVFLLLHGMLGLSINAESRQIRLAKPRMPSFLHALTIRNLRVGEGELDLFLDHHDGEVVVRVLRRTASVDLILS, encoded by the coding sequence GTGATCGACGTGCCGGAGGGGTACGAAATCCAGGTCGAGGGCGGCACGATGGACGAGCGCACGCTCGTCACCGTCCGCGGCGACACCTTCGCGTTGTTCGACCGGCTCGGCGACATCCTGCCGCCGCATTACGGACGGCATGGCCTGTTCCACGCGGGCACGCGTTTCCTCTCGCGCCTCCAGATCATGATGTGGCAGCACCGTCCGGCGCTCCTGTCCGCGAGCGTTCACGAAGAGGACGGGACGCTCATCGTCCACCTGACGAACCCGGACATCCGCGACCAGGGAGCCTGGTCGATGCCGCGGCATTCCGTGCACCTCGTGCGGCGCGTGCGCCTCGAGGAGGGCCGCTGCCACGTCGACTGCACCTTCCGGAACTACGGCGCCGAGACGATCGTCGTGCCGTTCGAGCTGCGCTTCGCGTCGGACTTCGTCGACCTCTTCGAGGTGAGAGGCGCAGTACGAGAAAAGCGCGGCACGCTCCTCCCGGTTGACGTCGGGACGGACGAGGTCCGCCTGCGCTACTACGGGCTCGACGGCATCCTGCGGGTCACACGCATCGTCTGCCACACGGAGCCGAAGCGCGCCGACGAGACCTCGATCGCCTACGACCTCACGCTACCGCGCGACGTCGAACTTTCGCTCTCGTTCACGATCGACTGCGAGATCGAGGAGCACGAGCACAGGCACTTCCGCAAGCCGTCCTCCGCCCCCTCCGGCCGCTGGCGCACCGAGATTGCCGCATCGCAGGCGGCCTTCGACGCGTGGATCCGGAGGTCGCGCTCCGATCTCGCCATGCTCACCGCCGTCACGCAGTACGGGCCATTCCCGTACGCCGGCGTCCCGTGGTTTTGCACGCCGTTCGGGCGCGACGCGCTCATCACCGCTTACGAAGTCCTGTGGCTGGCACCCGAGATGGCGCGCGGCGTCCTCCGCTTCCTCGCCGCGCATCAGGCGCTGCACGACGATCCTGATCGCGACGCCGAGCCGGGGAAGATCCTGCACGAGATGCGCGCCGGCGAGATGCCGAACCTCGGCGAGGTCCCGTTCGGCCGCTACTACGGAAGCGTCGACTCGACGCCGCTCTTCGTTCTACTCGCTGCCGCCTACCACGAGCGCACGAACGACCTCGACCTCATGCGCGATCTGTGGCCGGCCCTCGAGCTCGCCATCGAGTGGATGGAGGGCCCCGGCGATCTCGACGGCGACGGGTTCATCGAGTACCGGAAGCGGGGGCCGCACGGCCTCGACAACCAAGGATGGAAGGACTCGCGAGACTCGATCATGCACGAGGACGGCACGCTCGCGGAAGGGCCGATCGCCCTCTGCGAGGTCCAGGCGTACGCCTACGCCGCCCGCGCGTGGATCGCTCCGATCGCGAGGCGGCTCGGTCATACGAACGTCGCGGAGAAGCTCGCCCGCGACGCGGAGAAGCTCAAGCGAGCCTTCCAGGAGACGTACTGGCTGGAGGACCTCGGAACGTACGCCTTGGCGCTCGACGGCGACAAGCGACCTTGCCGCGTCCGCAGCTCGAACGCCGGCCACACGCTCTTCACCGGGATCGCCGCCCCCGAGCACGCCTCGATTCTCAGCCAGACGCTCCTCTCGGCCGATCACTTCTCCGGCTGGGGCGTGTCGACGCTCGCGCGTTCGGCGCCGCGCTACAACCCGATGGCCTACCACAACGGCTCCGTGTGGCCTCACGACAACGCCCTCATCGGGATCGGACTCGCGCGGTACGGCGAGACGCTCGGCTGTGAGCGCATCCTGACCGCGCTCTTCGAGGCGAGCCGCGCTATCGACGTCTCCCGCCTTCCCGAGCTGATGTGCGGCTTCCCGCGCCAGCCGGGGGAGGCGCCGACCCTCTACCCCGTCGCGTGCTCGCCGCAGGCTTGGGCCGCCGGGAGTGTCTTCCTCCTCCTCCACGGCATGCTCGGATTGAGCATCAACGCCGAATCTCGCCAGATCCGTCTCGCGAAGCCGCGCATGCCGAGCTTCTTGCACGCGCTGACGATTCGAAACCTCCGCGTCGGCGAAGGCGAGCTCGACCTCTTCCTCGACCACCACGACGGCGAGGTTGTCGTGCGCGTGCTGCGGAGGACGGCGTCCGTCGACCTGATCCTGAGCTGA
- a CDS encoding glycosyltransferase family 4 protein, which yields MKIAQIAPLYESVPPHGYGGTERVVSYLTEELVAQGHDVTLFASGDSKTAARLVPGAHEALRRASYRGDPLLPHMLMLEEVFGHDRDFDVIHSHIDAVALPFARRSPVPVVSTLHGRLDLEDLVPLYDEYGEQWVVSISDSQREPLQGARWAATVHHGLPSDLYRHHSRHLGYLAFVGRVSPEKRVDRAIEIAIRSQRPLRIAAKVDPADKQYFHETIEPLLSHPLVTWLGEINDSAKDEFLGNALAMLFPIDWPEPFGLTMIEALACGTPVIAWQHGSVSEVLEHGVTGFLVDDIGAAARAVARLDRISRDACRESFERRFTAPRMAKDYVAVFESVMAQKAVS from the coding sequence ATGAAGATCGCGCAGATCGCCCCGCTCTACGAGAGCGTGCCTCCTCACGGTTACGGCGGCACCGAGCGGGTCGTCTCCTACCTGACCGAAGAGCTCGTGGCGCAGGGCCACGACGTCACGCTATTCGCGAGCGGCGACTCCAAGACCGCAGCACGGCTCGTGCCGGGCGCGCACGAGGCGCTCCGGCGCGCGAGCTACCGCGGGGATCCGCTGCTCCCGCACATGCTCATGCTCGAGGAGGTCTTCGGGCACGACCGGGACTTCGACGTCATCCACTCGCACATCGACGCGGTGGCTCTCCCGTTCGCGCGGCGGTCGCCGGTTCCCGTCGTCAGCACGCTCCACGGCCGTCTCGACCTCGAAGACCTCGTTCCCCTCTACGACGAGTACGGGGAGCAGTGGGTCGTCTCGATCTCCGACAGCCAGCGCGAGCCGCTGCAGGGCGCCCGCTGGGCGGCGACGGTGCACCACGGGCTGCCGTCCGATCTCTACCGCCATCACTCCCGGCACCTGGGATATCTCGCGTTCGTCGGCCGCGTCTCGCCGGAGAAGCGCGTCGATCGCGCGATCGAGATCGCGATCCGGAGCCAGAGGCCGCTGCGCATCGCGGCCAAGGTCGACCCTGCCGACAAGCAGTACTTTCACGAGACGATCGAGCCGCTGCTCTCGCACCCGCTCGTGACCTGGCTCGGCGAGATCAACGACTCCGCCAAGGACGAGTTCCTCGGGAACGCCCTCGCCATGCTGTTCCCGATAGACTGGCCCGAGCCGTTCGGCCTCACGATGATCGAGGCGCTCGCCTGTGGCACGCCGGTGATCGCGTGGCAGCACGGGTCGGTGTCGGAGGTCCTCGAGCACGGCGTGACCGGCTTCCTCGTCGACGACATCGGTGCCGCCGCGCGGGCGGTGGCGCGCCTCGACCGGATCTCGCGCGACGCGTGCCGCGAGAGCTTCGAGCGGCGATTCACCGCCCCGCGCATGGCGAAGGACTACGTCGCCGTGTTCGAGTCGGTGATGGCGCAAAAGGCGGTGTCGTGA
- a CDS encoding NAD(P)/FAD-dependent oxidoreductase — translation MSGERWDAVVIGGGHNGLVTAAYLARAGRKTLVLEKRPLVGGAAVTEEVFPGFKFSVFSYVVSLLRPEIIRELDLPSHGLQILPLESTVTPLDNGDYLAGWADPDETREELRRHSPKDADAAAIFGHLMHHMAMAVKPILGMIPPDPTSLSPRDLMGLLKLGRHFNDLGREKFHALHKLMTMSSADYLDEWFEFDALKATKSASGIIGTFLGPRSPGSAYVLLHHYMGEIDGAFRAWGFQKGGTGAISESIASAAKSFGATIRTDAAVKEVIVVSGRATGVALESGEEIPAKLVVSGLDPRLTFTKLVDPRGLPEDLVDGIRRYKFRGSSGKVNLALSGLPSFTCMPGMGPHLRGAISISPSLDYLERAYDDAKYGEFSRHPYMDCIFPSMIDPGMAPPGRHVMSIFVQYAPFNLNGGWNAEKREAFGDAVVATLSRYAPDLPSKILHRQVLTPDDIERMTGLTEGNIFQGELALQQLFFLRPVPQWAKYRTPIDGYWQCGAGTHPGGGIMGASGRLAALEMLGAAR, via the coding sequence GTGAGCGGCGAGCGCTGGGATGCCGTCGTCATCGGAGGCGGGCACAACGGGCTCGTCACCGCGGCCTATCTCGCGCGCGCGGGGCGGAAGACGCTCGTCCTCGAGAAGCGGCCGCTCGTCGGCGGCGCGGCGGTCACGGAAGAGGTCTTCCCCGGGTTCAAGTTCTCCGTCTTCTCGTACGTCGTCAGCCTGCTGCGGCCCGAGATCATCCGCGAGCTGGACCTTCCGAGCCACGGCCTCCAGATCCTGCCGCTCGAGAGCACGGTCACGCCGCTCGACAACGGCGACTACCTCGCCGGATGGGCCGACCCCGACGAGACGCGGGAGGAGCTCCGGCGTCACTCGCCGAAGGACGCCGACGCGGCCGCGATCTTCGGCCATCTCATGCACCACATGGCGATGGCGGTGAAGCCGATCCTCGGCATGATCCCGCCGGACCCCACGTCGCTGTCGCCGCGCGACCTCATGGGCCTCCTGAAGCTCGGGCGCCACTTCAACGATCTCGGCCGCGAGAAGTTCCACGCGCTCCACAAGCTCATGACGATGTCGAGCGCCGACTACCTCGACGAGTGGTTCGAGTTCGACGCGCTGAAGGCGACGAAGTCGGCCAGCGGCATCATCGGCACGTTCCTCGGGCCGAGGTCGCCGGGCTCCGCGTACGTTCTCCTCCACCACTACATGGGCGAGATCGACGGCGCCTTCCGCGCGTGGGGGTTCCAGAAGGGCGGCACCGGGGCGATCAGCGAGTCGATCGCATCGGCGGCGAAGTCGTTCGGCGCGACGATTCGCACCGATGCCGCCGTGAAGGAGGTCATCGTCGTCAGCGGCCGCGCGACGGGCGTCGCCCTCGAGTCCGGCGAGGAGATCCCCGCGAAGCTCGTCGTCTCGGGGCTCGATCCGCGCCTCACCTTCACGAAGCTCGTCGATCCGCGCGGCCTCCCCGAAGATCTCGTCGACGGGATCCGGCGCTACAAGTTCCGCGGCTCGTCGGGGAAGGTCAACCTCGCGCTCTCCGGTCTCCCGAGCTTCACCTGCATGCCCGGGATGGGCCCGCACCTTCGCGGCGCGATCTCGATCAGCCCGAGCCTCGACTATCTCGAGCGCGCCTACGACGACGCGAAGTACGGCGAGTTCTCACGCCACCCGTACATGGATTGCATCTTCCCGTCGATGATCGACCCGGGCATGGCGCCGCCGGGGCGCCACGTCATGAGCATCTTCGTCCAGTACGCGCCGTTCAACTTGAATGGCGGATGGAACGCCGAGAAGCGCGAGGCGTTCGGCGACGCGGTCGTCGCCACGCTCTCCCGGTACGCGCCGGACCTCCCGTCGAAGATCCTCCACCGGCAGGTCCTCACGCCCGACGACATCGAGCGGATGACCGGCCTCACCGAGGGAAACATCTTCCAGGGCGAGCTCGCGCTTCAGCAGCTCTTCTTCCTCCGCCCGGTGCCGCAGTGGGCGAAGTATCGAACGCCGATCGACGGCTACTGGCAGTGCGGCGCGGGCACGCACCCGGGCGGCGGGATCATGGGCGCGTCCGGACGCTTGGCCGCGCTCGAGATGCTGGGGGCGGCTCGATGA
- a CDS encoding aminomethyltransferase family protein produces MLKKSPFHERTAPLVRAQTWRRWAGYQMASAYDPHPDREYAAVRNAAALFDVSPLHKYVIGGKDAARLLDRLITRDVTKLKTGQVYYTPWCDAAGKVVDDGTLSRLTASTYRLTSADSSVRWLTMNAVGMDVSLEDTTETTATLALQGPLSRAILSQLSPDVASLKYFRLVSTTVAGTPVTISRTGYTGDLGYEIWVDAKSAIPLWDALIEAGTPYGIVPAGIWALDIARIEAGLIMLDVDYFSSHHALIESRKSSPFEINLGWAVSAAKGPYNGRRALAAERARGAAWGFVGLEIDWPSFEKLFHAQHLPPQISNVAWRVSVPVYAGGTQAGYATSGCWSPILKKPLALAHLEKPHFAPGTRVEIEVTVEHVRKRAQATVRALPFFDPERKKA; encoded by the coding sequence ATGCTGAAGAAGTCGCCGTTCCACGAGCGGACCGCGCCCCTCGTTCGCGCCCAGACGTGGCGCCGCTGGGCCGGCTATCAGATGGCGAGTGCGTACGATCCGCACCCGGATCGCGAGTACGCGGCCGTCCGCAACGCGGCGGCGCTCTTCGACGTGTCGCCGCTCCACAAGTACGTGATCGGCGGCAAGGACGCGGCGCGCCTCTTGGACCGCCTGATCACGCGCGACGTCACCAAGCTGAAGACCGGCCAGGTCTACTACACGCCGTGGTGCGACGCGGCCGGCAAGGTCGTCGACGACGGGACGCTGTCGCGGCTCACGGCGTCGACCTACCGGCTCACGAGCGCCGACTCTTCGGTGCGCTGGCTGACCATGAATGCGGTCGGGATGGACGTCAGCCTCGAGGACACCACGGAGACGACGGCGACCCTGGCGCTCCAGGGACCTCTCTCCCGGGCGATCCTGTCCCAGCTCTCCCCCGACGTCGCCAGCCTCAAGTACTTCCGCCTCGTGTCGACGACGGTCGCGGGGACCCCGGTCACGATCTCGCGCACCGGGTACACCGGCGACCTCGGCTACGAGATCTGGGTCGATGCGAAGAGCGCGATCCCGCTCTGGGACGCCCTCATTGAAGCCGGGACGCCGTACGGGATCGTGCCCGCCGGCATCTGGGCGCTCGACATCGCGCGGATCGAGGCCGGGCTCATCATGCTCGACGTCGATTACTTCTCGTCCCACCACGCGCTCATCGAGTCGCGGAAATCGTCGCCGTTCGAGATCAACCTCGGGTGGGCGGTCTCCGCCGCGAAGGGGCCGTACAACGGCCGCCGGGCGCTCGCGGCCGAGCGCGCGCGCGGCGCCGCGTGGGGGTTCGTCGGGCTCGAGATCGATTGGCCGTCGTTCGAGAAGCTCTTTCACGCGCAACACCTGCCGCCGCAGATCTCGAACGTCGCGTGGCGCGTTTCCGTTCCCGTCTATGCCGGCGGGACCCAGGCGGGGTACGCGACGAGCGGCTGCTGGTCGCCGATCCTCAAGAAGCCGCTCGCGCTCGCCCACCTCGAGAAGCCGCATTTCGCTCCGGGCACCAGGGTCGAGATCGAGGTGACGGTCGAACACGTGAGGAAGCGCGCGCAGGCGACCGTCCGCGCGCTCCCGTTCTTCGACCCTGAAAGGAAGAAGGCGTGA
- a CDS encoding ABC transporter permease, whose product MSFFDGDHWREIYEALRGNKMRTFLTAFGVFWGIFMLMVMLASGNGLWNGVSAGFSEEATNSVFLWTQRTTKPYRGMASGRPIQFDLGDYAAVKGQIREAEAVCPRNQLGGFRGGNNVTRGTKAGAFSVMGDVPEIARVQAIHITGGRFLNQLDLDERRKVAVIGTRVKEVLFGKNEDPLGEMLKINGVTFRVIGTFKPTRADNGDRDEQSQTIFVPFSVFQSAFNFGDRVGWFALVSAPGVPASVVETKTLALLKDRHRIAPDDPRALGHYNSEVEFNKVSGLFVGIRTLVWIVGIGTLSAGVIGVSNIMLVIVRERTNEIGIRRAVGATPWTISLQIVMESLILTGFAGYLGLVAGVAVVEGIGSLIAANPGQFFRNPDVPFESAVFTLGVLVVSGVLAGLIPARRAMKISTVEALRGV is encoded by the coding sequence ATGAGCTTCTTCGACGGCGACCACTGGCGCGAGATCTACGAGGCGCTCCGCGGGAACAAGATGCGCACGTTCCTCACGGCGTTCGGCGTCTTCTGGGGCATCTTCATGCTCATGGTCATGCTCGCCTCGGGGAACGGCCTGTGGAACGGCGTCTCCGCGGGGTTCTCGGAGGAGGCGACGAACAGCGTCTTCCTCTGGACGCAGCGGACGACGAAGCCGTACCGCGGGATGGCGAGCGGCCGGCCGATCCAGTTCGACCTCGGCGATTACGCGGCGGTCAAGGGGCAGATCCGCGAGGCCGAGGCGGTCTGTCCCAGAAACCAGCTCGGCGGCTTCCGCGGCGGGAACAACGTCACGCGCGGCACGAAGGCCGGCGCCTTCTCCGTGATGGGAGACGTCCCCGAGATCGCGCGCGTCCAGGCGATCCACATCACCGGCGGGCGCTTCCTGAATCAGCTCGATCTCGACGAGCGCCGCAAGGTCGCCGTCATCGGCACGCGGGTCAAGGAGGTCCTCTTCGGCAAGAACGAAGACCCGCTCGGCGAGATGCTCAAGATCAACGGCGTGACCTTCCGCGTCATCGGCACGTTCAAGCCGACGCGCGCCGACAACGGCGATCGCGACGAGCAGTCGCAGACGATCTTCGTCCCCTTCTCCGTCTTCCAGTCGGCGTTCAACTTCGGCGACCGGGTCGGTTGGTTCGCGCTCGTGTCGGCGCCGGGCGTTCCGGCGAGCGTCGTCGAGACGAAGACGCTCGCGCTCTTGAAGGACCGGCACCGCATCGCACCCGACGATCCGAGGGCTCTCGGCCACTACAACTCCGAGGTCGAGTTCAACAAGGTCTCGGGGCTCTTCGTCGGGATCCGGACCCTCGTGTGGATCGTCGGGATCGGCACGCTCTCGGCCGGCGTCATCGGCGTCAGCAACATCATGCTCGTCATCGTGCGCGAGCGGACGAACGAGATCGGAATCCGGCGCGCGGTCGGCGCGACCCCGTGGACGATCAGCCTCCAGATCGTCATGGAGTCGCTCATCCTCACCGGCTTCGCGGGCTACCTCGGGCTCGTCGCCGGTGTCGCGGTCGTCGAGGGGATCGGCTCGCTCATCGCGGCGAATCCGGGCCAGTTCTTCCGCAACCCCGACGTTCCGTTCGAGAGCGCCGTCTTCACACTGGGTGTCCTCGTCGTCTCGGGGGTCCTCGCCGGCCTCATCCCCGCGCGCCGCGCGATGAAGATCAGCACCGTGGAGGCCTTGAGAGGGGTATGA